Proteins from one Suncus etruscus isolate mSunEtr1 chromosome 3, mSunEtr1.pri.cur, whole genome shotgun sequence genomic window:
- the LOC126003993 gene encoding mitofusin-1-like yields MAESTSPLKHFVLAKKAITSIFDQLLEFVTEGSHFVEGTYKNPELDRIATEDDLYEILGYKNKLSIIGEVLSRRHMKVAFFGRTSSGKSSVINAMLWDRVLPSGIGHTTNCFLSVEGTDGDKAYLMTEGSDEKKSVKTVNQLAHALHMDKDLKAGCLVHVFWPKAKCALLRDDLVLVDSPGTDVTTELDSWIDKFCLDADVFVLVANSESTLMNTEKQFFHKVNERLSKPNIFILNNRWDASASEPEYMEDVCRQHMERCLHFLVEELKVVDPLEARNRIFFVSAKEVLNARKHKAQGMPEGGGALADGFQARLQEFQNFEQIFEECISQSAVKTKFEQHTIRAKQILDTVKNIMDSINVTAAEKRVYSIEEREDQIDRLEFIQNQMNILTLEVKKKIKEVTEEVANKVSCAMTDEICRLSVLVDEFCSEFHPTPSVLKVYKNELNKHIEDGMGKNLADRCTSEVNASMLQSQQEIIENLKPLLPANIQNKLHTLIPCKKFDLSYDLNCHMLCSDFQEDIVFRFSLGWSSLVYRFLGPTNAQRVLLGLSEPIFQLPRSLASTPTAPANSAIPDNTSQEDLMITLITGLASLTSRTSMGIIVVGGVVWKTVGWKLISVSLSMYGALYLYERLTWTTRAKERAFKQQFVNYATEKLQMIVSFTSANCSHQVQQEMATTFARLCQQVDITQRHLEEEIARLSKEIDQLEKIQNNSKLLRNKAVQLENQLENFTKQFLRSSSEGAS; encoded by the coding sequence ATGGCCGAATCCACTTCTCCACTGAAGCACTTTGTGCTGGCGAAGAAGGCAATTACTTCTATCTTTGATCAGTTACTGGAGTTTGTCACTGAAGGATCACATTTTGTTGAAGGAACTTACAAGAATCCAGAACTTGATCGAATAGCTACTGAAGATGATCTATATGAAAtactggggtataaaaacaagctttCCATCATAGGTGAGGTTCTGTCTCGGAGACACATGAAAGTGGCATTTTTTGGCAGGACTAGCAGTGGAAAGAGCTCTGTTATCAATGCAATGTTATGGGATAGAGTCCTCCCTAGTGGGATTGGCCATACAACAAATTGTTTCCTGAGTGTTGAAGGAACTGATGGAGATAAAGCCTATCTAATGACAGAAGGATCAGATGAAAAGAAGAGTGTGAAGACAGTTAATCAGTTGGCCCATGCCCTTCATATGGACAAAGACTTGAAAGCTGGCTGTCTTGTACATGTGTTTTGGCCAAAGGCAAAATGCGCCCTCTTGAGAGATGATCTGGTTTTAGTAGACAGCCCAGGAACTGATGTCACTACAGAACTGGATAGCTGGATTGACAAGTTTTGCTTAGATGCTGATGTCTTTGTTTTGGTTGCAAACTCTGAATCCACATTAATGAACACGGAAAAACAGTTTTTTCACAAGGTAAATGAGCGACTTTCCAAaccaaatattttcattctgAATAATCGTTGGGATGCCTCTGCATCAGAGCCAGAGTATATGGAAGACGTATGTAGGCAGCATATGGAAAGATGTTTGCATTTCTTGGTAGAGGAGCTCAAAGTAGTGGATCCTTTAGAAGCTCGAAATCGGATCTTCTTTGTTTCAGCAAAGGAAGTTCTCAATGCTAGGAAGCACAAAGCACAAGGAATGCCAGAAGGTGGTGGGGCACTTGCTGATGGATTTCAGGCACGATTACAAGAGTTTCAGAATTTTGAACAAATCTTTGAGGAGTGTATCTCGCAGTCAGCAGTGAAAACAAAGTTTGAACAGCACACTATCAGAGCTAAACAGATTCTAGATACAGTGAAAAACATAATGGATTCAATAAACGTGACAGCAGCAGAGAAAAGGGTTTATTcaatagaagagagagaagacCAGATTGATAGACTGGAATTTATCCAAAACCAGATGAACATTTTAACACTGGAAGTTAAGAAGAAGATCAAGGAAGTCACAGAGGAAGTGGCAAACAAGGTTTCATGTGCAATGACAGATGAAATTTGTCGACTCTCTGTTTTGGTTGATGAATTTTGTTCTGAGTTTCATCCTACTCCAAGTGTAttgaaagtatataaaaatgagttaaataaGCACATAGAAGATGGTATGGGAAAAAATTTGGCTGACCGGTGTACCAGTGAAGTTAATGCTTCAATGCTTCAGTCCCAGcaagaaattattgaaaatttgaaaccATTACTTCCAGCTAATATACAGAATAAACTACATACATTGATCCCTTGCAAGAAATTTGATCTCAGCTATGATCTAAATTGCCACATGTTGTGTTCAGACTTTCAAGAGGATATTGTATTTCGCTTTTCCCTGGGCTGGTCTTCCCTTGTTTATCGTTTCTTGGGCCCTACCAATGCTCAGAGGGTGCTTCTAGGATTATCAGAGCCTATCTTTCAGCTCCCTAGATCATTAGCTTCGACTCCCACTGCTCCTGCCAATTCAGCAATACCAGATAATACATCACAAGAAGACCTCATGATTACCTTGATAACAGGATTGGCTTCTCTTACATCTAGAACTTCTATGGGCATCATCGTTGTTGGAGGAGTGGTTTGGAAAACTGTAGGCTGGAAACTCATATCTGTTTCATTAAGTATGTATGGAGCTTTGTATCTTTATGAAAGGCTGACCTGGACCACACGTGCCAAAGAGAGAGCCTTTAAGCAACAATTTGTCAACTATGCAACTGAAAAACTGCAGATGATTGTTAGTTTCACAAGTGCGAACTGCAGCCATCAAGTACAACAGGAAATGGCAACTACTTTTGCTCGCCTGTGCCAACAAGTTGATATTACACAAAGACATCTGGAAGAAGAAATTGCTAGATTATCCAAAGAAATAGACCAGTTggagaaaatacaaaacaattcAAAACTCTTAAGAAATAAAGCCGTTCAACTTGAAAATCAATTGGAGAATTTTACTAAACAGTTTCTACGTTCAAGTAGTGAAGGAGCATCTTAA